The genomic window GGTCTCTCCTGCCCGGCGGGCCTTCCACATCTGCCTGACGAGCTTGCGGCGGGACTTCTGGAGGGCGGCCTGGCGCTGGCGCTCTTTGGTCTCGCGGGCGAGCAGTCTCTCGTAGGGCACACGTACCTCGGCGCGGGTGGCCGTATCGCCGTCAGACCGGGCCGCCCACATCAGGGCCACCACTTCCCGGCGGGCACGGCGCAGGTCAGGCAAGGTGTCATCGGCCCACACGTTCAGGGCGTGGGCACGGGCACGCCGCTCGGCGGGGAGCGTCGCGGGCCGGGCGTGGTAGGTGGCCTGGAACTCTTCGGGCGTGAGGAAGGGGCCGGTCTGGGAAGGGTCAGTGGGGGTCAGCGGCGGCTCCTGTGGGGGCAAAGGGATCATGACGAGGCAGGGGCAGGCGGGGCAAGTTCTAGCAGGGTGACGAGGAGCGTGTCCAGATCGAGCACTGCGAGCTGCCCGGTGTGGAAGGCGGCGCAGTCGAGGTACAGGCTCTGGGTCTGATCCGGCCAGTCAAGGCGGGTGGGCAGCGCGAGGCCGTCCGGGTGCAGCGTGGGTGTGGGCGTGTGGCCGTGCACGGCGAGGGTGCAGCCGGAGGGGAGTGGGGCGCGGCCTTCCTGTCGGCACTGGTCGGGCCGCTTCCAGAGGTGGTCAGGTGCGTTGCCCCAATACCCTTCCAACAGGTGCGGCGCGGCATGAGAGAGGTAGACGTGCCCTACCCGCGTCCAGTGCGTGAGGTGGTCGCGCATCCAGCGGGCGTCGGCATAGGCAGCTTCAAGAGAGGGCCACTGGGAGAGGATGGTGAAATCCCAGAGGGCGACCACGGCATGCTCAATTGGGCGGGGCTTGCCGTCCATCTCCAGCATCGCGTGCACGAACATCGCGTCGTGGTTGCCCCACAGGGCTTCCGCGCGGCCCGCATCCACGAGTTCACGCACCTGCCGGAGGACACCGGGCGCGTCCGGGCCTCGATCAAGGTAATCGCCGAGGAAAATAAATTGACGGTCTGGGTATTGCGTTGTTGTGGCGGTCAGCAAGTCCGAGCAGCCGTGCAGATCAGGGATCACGAGGGGCAGACGTGGGGTCAAGTGTCCTCCGAAAACTCAGTCTTTTCGAAAAGACTGGAAGGGGCGGGGGCGAAAAAGACTGTCAGGCACGGCGAATTTGGAGAATAGGCAAGGGGCGTTTTACATGAGAAGCACTTGGCGATCTCGCCTTCAGATGTCCGGGTGCTGACGTGCAGAACCACCCCGCAAGCCGGACAGTTCAGCGAGGCCGGATGGGGCGGGTCAGGGGGCATCGGGCAGCCACACGCCCAGCAGCGGGCCTGTCCAGAGGGCGAGCGGCTTCAGTTCCCAGTTCATGGCGCGGTCGGCCAACATGGGCAGGCCTGCACCGGGTGGGTTAAGCGTCAGGCTGGTGCTTAAGAGCACGTAGGGGTGACCCAGCAAGGTGACGTGGCCGCGCAGCAAGGCGGCCCGGTGCGGCGCGAGGTGAACGCGGTAGAGCTCCAGCGGCACGCGCAATCTCAGTCCGAGATACGGCGGCTCGTAGGGGCGCATGGCGTCGTTGCCCAGCCAGTGGGGGAAGGCGATGAGGCCCTCCCACTCCGGATGCGGGCGGGCACGGGCCAGCAGATCATCCAGATCCACCGGGTCATGCGGCGCGGCCACTGGAGGCGGGACTTCAGGAATCGGCGGAACCAGTAGGATCGGGCGCACCGGTTCACCGTTCAGGGCCGCGCCCATGCGGGTCACCGTGTTCAGGAGGGTGGCCTGATCGGTCAGGGTGAGCGTCTGCCCCCGGCGCAAGGCCTTGGCCCAGATCTGGCAATGGTGCCAGGGGACGAAGTGCTGGGCGTCTTTGATCCAGCTTTCCAGCAGGGCCAGGGTGCGGCGGGCCATCAGGGGGCCTCCGGAAGCGAGAGCAGCGCCGTCAGTTTCTGCTGGATGGCTTGTAGCTCAGCAGGCGTTTTGCCCTCCAGCTGTTCCGCAAGGCCGTCCAGCAGCTCGGAGTTGAGGCGCTCGGCCTCCACCGCCTGGTCATGCTCGGCGTTCAGGCGGGCGCAGAGGTCGGTGGCGAGCGTGTCGGCGTCGGGCAGAATCAGGCCTCTGCGGTTGTGGTAACTCTCGTACACCGCGAGGATGGTCGCCCGCTGCTGGGTGTCGAAGACTTCCATGACGCGGGTGCCGCCACCCTCAGCGGGGCGGTAGGTATAGCGGGGAGAGGGAGTCACAGTCACGGCAAAACCTCCTGAAGGGTCAAAGTGAGCGAGTGGGACTGCGCCATCTCCTGCACGACGGTGAGGCGGCGCACACAGCCGCCCAGGCCGAACTCCCCATCTGTGTCGTCATGGATCACGCCCAGGGGGATGAACAGGCCGCGCTTCTGGCGCTGGGCCTGACGCACCAGTTCGAGATTGGATTTGGGGCGGGTCAGCGAATCCAGCAGAAATTTGCAGGCGCCGACCTTGGAATCCACATCGAAGGGATACGGCGTCCAGAGCACCACGTCGATTTCCACGTAGCGCAACGGCGTGGCAGGGCGCTGGCCGGTCTTCGCCAGTTCATAGGCCAGCTTGCCGCAGAGGTGGTCTCGGCTTTTGGCGCGGGCGTGTTCGTTCGTGCGCAGCATTTCGTTCACGCTCATCAGGCGCACGCGGGGCAGGTGCAGGTGGATGCGGCGCAGTTCGGGCGTGGGGGTCAATTCGACTCCTCGACGATCAGTGCGGCGGCGCGTTTGGCCTGCTCGACGTACTCGGGCTTCAGGGCCGTCAGCCCGTAGTTTCTGAGGGCTGCCTTGGTGATTTCGAGCGCGGCGAACTGCTGGGGATTCAGCCGGTGGGAGGCGGCGGGGCGCTCTGGGCGGGCCAGGGCGTAGATCAGTACCCCGTAGCCGACAAACAACAGGAAAATAATCAGCAAGGCCAGATTATTGGGGTTCAAGGCATGCCTCCAAACGCGTCCAGAAAGGCCCGCTCGTGCCCGGCCAAGCTCGGTACCGGTAAGTCGTGCAGGTGGGTCAGCAGGGCGGTCAGGGCGGCGTGTTGTTCCGGCGTCAGGGGCAGCACCGATATTCGTAGTACTGGGCGCCCTACGTGGTGGGCGGGCAGCACAGGCAAGTCCTGTGAGGCCAAGTACCGGAGCTTTTTGCAGATGGCCGCCCGCTCGGCTTCCAACAGGTCGTCGGGCTGAGGCAGCAGCGCGCTGCGGGAGATCAGGGGCGGCAGGAGCGCGGTCACAGGTCACACCCGAAGCCCCGCAGGATGTCGTCCATAGCGACCGGGCGGGACGTGGGATGGGGGCGGGACGTGGGATGGGGGCGGGGCTTGACCGGACGGCAGAAGAGGCGGCGCAGGAAGGCGATCACTTGGGCTCCTCTGGAGTGGATTGGCGCTGCGTCTCCAGCGCCGCCACCAGTCCGGGCAAATGGTTGTGGTCTGGGCCGTGTTCGTTCAACCGCTCGCGGTGGTGGGTCAGGAGGTCAATCAGGGAGAGACCGGGGGGCGCGGCTGTCGGGCGTGGAGCGGCATAGAGGGGAAACAGCATCTTTCCCGGTTCAGGGCAGACCCATTCCACCTCCGGCGGCCAGGGCACAATCTTGGCCCGCTTGGGCCGCCAGCGGTGCCACTTGGCGGGCACGGGAGCATAGACGGCCTCCACCGCTTCAGCCAGCAGCACGCCGCCGGCGACGCCCAGCACCCGTCCAGTCACGCGGACGTGGAAGGTGACGGGATCGAGATCCAGCACCGCGCCTGCGGCTTGGAGTGCGATCACGAACGGTTTGTCGTCTGACACCGCAGGGCAAACCTTGACGCGAATTACCCCTTCACCCCGGTCAAGCTTGAGCAGCTGTCCGGTCACACGAACGCTGGAGCCGTTGGGGACACGGGCAGGCTTGACGTTTCGGCGTAGAGCAAACAACTCGCGCAGCGTGCCGTCTGGCCGGGTGCGTGGGTAAGCTCGAACCGTCACCCGCTGCGGGCCGGTCAGTTCCCAGCGGGTGCGAATGCTCAGACCTCCAACAATGATGCCGATGGGACCAGGCGTGGCCCAGCCGGTGACGGTGACAAGGGCGGAGTGGGGGAGGGGCTTCACAGCTGCTTCCTGAGTTCTTCGTGCCCTTGTGCAATGCGGGCCCGCTCTCGCTTTTCGAACGCCTCCAGCTCGGCTGACTGGCCCAGCCCGATCCGGAAGCGGTAGATGGACAGGCCGACGCTGACGCCGTACCAGTGGGCTAAACCGCCTCGGCGCCCGAAGCTCCACCCGAAGTGGCTGAGGAATTCTTTCCAGCGCTGACCAGGCTGAGCATGCCTTGCCGCTCGCAGGCCTGCACGAAGTCCGAAATTCCGCTGGGAGGACCGGTCAGCAGTGGTGACGTTCCGTTTGCCTGGGTAAGTCCCAGCCCAGTGGACGCTGTTGATGGGCCAGTACCGCCGCTCGGTGCTCCGGACGCGTAGTGCTGCCGTAGCGAAGTGCGTGTCCAGTCCGTCATGGCTCCGTGCACGTCTTTGCCCTGCAAGATCGCGCTGCAGCTCTGTCACCTGTTTCCGGAGGGCTTCGAGTTCTGTGGTAGAAATGAATTCAAACGTTTCCACGAGTTCAGGGCTCATCGCCGCCCGCCTTTGCGGAGGGCCGGATGCCCCTGCCGGTTGTACCTGGCCTGCTGGTGCTGATCCTGCTTGACCATCTGATCGAACTTCGCGTTCCGCACGATGTTCGCCAGGGCTTCTGGCCGGTAGGGGTACCCTGCTGCCGCCATGCCCCCCGCCTGCGTTTCGATGACCGCGACTTCCTGCTCGGTCAGGCCCTCTCTCCAGTCAGTCATCCTGTCTCCAGTCCAGCGCCACCTGCGCCTGCTCCGGCGTGATGCGGAGAATTCCTCCTTTCGCTAGTGCCGCCGAGATGGCCTGGGCACGCGCAGAGGGCGGCTCAGAGTCTTTGGAGGTCAGCACTTCCACGACGTGCCAGACGTAGGGGCCACTCTGAAAGCTGCCGACGTGCCGCTCATGGGCCAGCAGGGTGTCTCCGGTGCCCGCCATGCGGAACACGCGCATTTCGGTGTCAAAGGGTTGAAACTGGGCGTGGCGCACCCACAGGCAGGCGACGCCGCCCTGCTCGCCCACCAGGACGGGCACGGCACCCGTAGGCAGGGTCAACGCTGTGGTGTGCCCCACTGGGCGCAGAACGTATTTGTAGATGGTCTCTGGGGGACACTCAGTGGTGTCAGTCATGCAGACCTCCTATCGGGGAATGGGAAAACGGCGCTTGGGCTTTTTGCCCGGCGCAGGCTGGGGTTCAGGGGCCTCTTTGGTGAGACTCAGGGCCGGATGGGGGAGGAAGACAGGGCGGGCGTGACGATCAGCCGTGAAAAAGACCGGGCTGATCTTCAGAGCGGAGGAAGAGAAATACACTGGCGTGCCCTTCCGAAGGGCCCCAAGCGCTGGAGCTTGCTCGGTGGACTTGTCCGCAGCCGATGGCCAGATGATTGGGGCGGGCTCTTCCTCACGCTCCCGCAGCCACGCCGCGATTCGGATTGCCTCGGTGCGGGTCAGGGTCTCATCGCCGTGCCCATGTGACCGGAACGCCCATTTCAGGTCGTCCACCCGGCCCCGCTCTTTGTACCAACTGCCCACCAGCAGACCAGAGAGGCCGTAGCCAAACCCATAGAACTCGTCGTATTCAGGGACGGCCACCACCAGCGCCCCGTAAGTACTGATGTCGTCGTTGCGGTAGTGCAGCGACTCCCGTCCGTCGCCGTCAGAGAAGGCGCGGCGGATTGAACTCACCAGGCCGCAGTTCCAGTTGTTGCCGCTGAAGGTCTCGTCTTTGAAGGCACATCCACGCGGGTCACCGAAATGGGCAGGCTGACGCTCTAGGCCGCAGTGTTCACAGGTGTCGGTCATGGAATCACCCTTCTTAGGTCGTATTTGGGGTCAGCGTCCCCGATATGAAGCTCTTTCCCACCCGGCCCCTGCACGTACCAGACGGTGCCGCGCACCAAGCACCAGTGGGAGCGCATTAACGCAACTCCGCTGTAGCGCCCCGGCATGAAGCCCAACGCCTCGTTGTAGCCATCAGGAAGTTGAGGCACCGTAAAGGTCACCTGCTCCCCGTCTTTCTGGGGCCGGAGATCGGTCATGAGGAAGCCTCTTGAATGCCTTGCCCCGCGTCCCCGGCATGGAAGTGCAGCCCGTTCAGTTCTCGGCGCACGGCCTGCGCGGTCAACATCACCAACCTGGTGTCGGGGCTATCGGTCAGCACGCCCAGCGCCGCTTCGAGCACCTGCACCGCCCGCTCCAAGTGCCCGAAGTCACTGGCCCGCTCTAGCGCCTGAAAATCAGGTTCGCGCAGAATAACGAACGTAGCGCGCTTGAACTGCAAACGAGCGTAGGAGCGGGGCTCAATGGAGTCCAGGTGCTCACGGGGGCGGATGCGTAACGCCTCAAACGAGTCGAAGCTGGGGCCTGGCTTCATCGCCGTACCCGGCACTGTTGCCGCAGTTCACGCAGAATGATCCGCTTCAGTCGGCGGCGCTGGCGCAGGCTGAGTGGGGGCCTGGGCGCAAGAATAATGGGCAGGCTGGCCCGCAAGCGGTGCACGGTAATGCGCCGGGTCAAGTCGTCCAGAAACTGATCAAGCTGGGCATTCAACTGAGACAGGGGCGCGTCCACTAGACCCTGCATAGCGGCATTGAATTCGCGCAGGGTGGTCATCGCCGCACCACACCCATGAGGCGGCCTCCCTCAGCCAAAGCACTCGCCAACTGTTCCAGGCCGCCTTGAGACAGACTGTTGAGATGCTGCTCGATTCGGAAGCGGGCGCGACTGGCCGTGAGCTGGGCGTCACGGGCCGCAAAAAAAGGATCGAGCGCCGCGTCCGGGGCCTTGCTCCCGAACATCTTCTGAAACTCGGCGTACTCAGCCTCTGTGAGCGCGACCTTGGCAACGGCGAGCATCCGCGTCAGGTGCACGGTCAGCTCCATGAGCAGCAGCACAGGCGCGGCGCCAATTTCATCGTGGTAGGGCGTCAATTTCTTCACCAACGCCTCAAACTGGGGCGGCAGGGCGTCCAGCTCAGCTTCGATTCGGGCTTCTATCGCTTTGGACACAGGCACTCCTTCACGGCAATGGGCAGCCCGCCGAGGCAGGGGGCCAAGGCGGGCAGGGGTGAAACGGATGGATTGTTAGGAGTGTTTAAGCACCAGGATTTCCTGAACTGATTAGCGAGAAATGATAACTAGAACCAGAGGGACGGACTTTGTGGCTGGACTCCACCACCAGAAACAGCCATCGTCCGGCTTCCGTTTTCAACAACACCTTTGCGTCCTCCCTGCTGGCCTTGAGCAACGCCGCCAAATCTTCTGGCGACAGATCGGCATTCGTCAGGGTAATTTTTTGTTCAGGAGGCGTCAGGCGTCCAACGCGAAATTCACCGGCAAGTTCTCGCATGCTTTCCATCCTATCCAGTCAGGGTCTTGAATTCTGTTGCAACGCTTCACTCAAGACGACGCATTGCTTGAGTCAAAGCCGAGTTTTCGACGGTTCATGAGAACGTCAGGCGCGGCGGGAAGGGGGCAACGCTTGGGCGGACGGCGAGAGCGCCCGAATCAGCGGGCTCAGGGTGACGTGACCAGGCAACACCGAGGCACTGACGTACACCCGGTAACTCTCGAAATGAGCTGCCTCATACGGCCACTCGATAATGATCGACATCTGGGGCCGCATCAGTACAACCTCAAATCTACGGAACACCCTCTGAAGGTAAAAGGCCTGAAGCAACGACAGCAACGCCTGCACTGCACCCGGTTCCCCTGTTACTTCAAAACTGCCGTCAAGGTCAATGAACTCCGGGGAAGGCAAGGACAGGTGGTCAAGCTCCGACACAAAATCAGGTTCTGCCCGCTTCTGAGTGACCCTCAGATCCTTCGCCGAAAGTCTGAGCTTGCTGAGATCCACGCCCTCCGTCATTCCGGCCATTCCACGAAATCTTTCGGCACGTCAGCCACGGTCAATACAGGCCACTCACGGGTAGCCACTGCACTCACCAGGCGAGCCAGGGCCTGCGCGCCGCCGAGTGCCCGGTGGGTGGCCGCTTCCGGAGGGACACCCATCTGACGGCACGCTCCGAGCAGCGACGCCCAGCGCCAGTCCCCGTGATAGTCCGACCAATCGCCGTGCAGCGGGCCAAACGCTTCCATCGCGCAACGCCATATGGGCGGGTTGTCCTGCGGAGGCAGCCCATGCGCCTCGTCCGAGGTCTTCAGGCGGGCCTGATCAAAGTCGGCGTTGAAGGCGACAATCCGCCGTCCGTCCAGCCAGGGCCGCAGCTGCTGGGCCACCTCTGTCCAGCTGGGGGCATCCGCGAGCTCCGCGTCACTCAGGTCATGCACGGCCTGCGCCTCTGGCTCCACCGGAATCGTGGGCCGGACGAGACTGTGAAACTGCATGTGCCCGTGCCGGTCCACCAGGGCAACCTCAATCACCTGTCCGGAGAGGCCAGTCGTCTCGGTGTCCAGGTACCCGGTCTGAGGGTCGTCATGCCAGAACCGGAAGCGCTTGACCGCGCGATCCACCGCGTGCTGGTACATCTTCAGGGCGTCCTGTTCAGCCTGGGCGCATGCAGCCTGTCGGCGGGCTTTCTCTGCCAACTTCCGGGTCTCGGTGGCCTGGAGACCTGCGGCCACCCGCATGGGATCGACTGGCCGCACCTGCGTCACGTCGTACAGCTCGCAGGTCAGATACCCCTTCCGGGTGCGATACCGATACTTGGCTACCGGTTGACCCACCGGCACCACGCCTAAATTCTTCAGGCCGGTGCGGTGGTTGAGGCCGTCCGGAATCCGCTCGTGCACGGGCAGGGTCATTTGGGTTCCTTGACCTTGAACGGCACCGCATCGGCTGTGGCGTACAACGCCGAGGTGCGCTCCATATTCGGCCCCCTAAAGCGGAACAGGGCGGCCACCAGTTGGCCCTCGGCGGGTTGCAGGCCTGCGGTTTCTAGGGCTTCAATAGTCGCGAGTTCAGGCGGATGCGTTTGCTGATAGGTGGGAATTTTCATCTTGCGTTTGGGCATGGGCGCGTCCTCTGCCCGCCTTGGCGCGGGCCAGAGCGGGCATGTGGGGTTAATCGGCAGCGTAAGCGGGGCGGCGGTACTTCAGGGTGATGTCCGTGACGCTCAGGGTGTCTTCGGTCTTGAGATGCAGCAGCGGCGTGCTGCCGGGGCGCTCCTGGACTTCCACCACATCGACCACCTGATTCGGGTTGGCCCTCAGCTCCCAGAGGCCGAGATATTTGGAAAAATCCACGCGGGGCGCAGCTTCAACAGGTTCAGCGGGTTGCTCAACAGAAGCGCGGGCGGGTTCGTTCTTCACGTCGTAGGCGCGGCCCTGAGGCGCGGGGACGCTGAATGCTGCGCCCTCGATAATGGCCTGCGTGATCGGCGCACCGATCAGTCGGTCGAGCGCCAGGGTGCTGAATTTGGCGAACCCACCTGGGTTGCCCGCATCCAGCTTGGCCGCCGCCGAAGCCAGCGTCAGTTCCTCATCGGTCAGGCGGGTAAGCAGGTCACGTGGGAGGCCGCCCGTCTGGGTGGCGGTAGCGAGCTGAGCCATCAGATGAGGCAGACGGCTCTTATGGCTGGCACTGAGTAGGGCGCGGAGTTGGGGCATGCGCTCGGGATCACGGGCAGGGCGAGCATTCAACACAGTGCGAGGAATGGCCGCCAGTCCCAGAATCGCGTATTTCGGCGCCGGGCCGCCCGCCGGAACAGTTTCAGATGACGTGGTGCCATTCTCTGGCTTGCCTTGCTCCTGAGAGGAACCTGTAAAGAACTCGGGCAGGTCATCGCCGCCTTCCGGGTTTGAATGCTCTGCCGGGGTGGTGTTGGAGCCGTTAGGCGAAAAGGCAGCAGCGGCATCGCTGATCGGTGAACTGATGAGCGGGCTTTCCGGCTCCTGCGATGGTGCTTCAATTGAATTAACTTCAAAAGATTGAAGAACTTCAGTTGAAGTAACTTTGGGCACGCTGGGCGTGCTAGGTGGCACGCTGGGCGTGCTAGGGGGTAGCACGGTGGGCGTGCTAGGTAGCACGGTGGGCGTGCTAGGTAGCACGGTGGGCGTGCCACCTTTTGCCGCCTTTGCGTCAGCTTGCCGCTGCACTTGAGCCGCTTCAGTTGCCTCTTCAAGTGAGGCGCGTCGTGCTTTGAGCTCATCCAACCACTGGCGGCGAGGGGTCAGGGTGTAGACATTGGTGTCGTGCTCTTTCATGCCCTTTTTGCTGCGGTTCTGTTTAATAACCAAACCCGCGGTGACCAGTTCCTTCATGGCAAGCATGGCCTTGTTGCGCAAGGTTAACGGGCTGGCCTCAGGGCCGTTTGTGGCCCGAAAGCAGGCCTCGCCGATACTTTGATACGACGGGAAGATTTCCCCGTTTTTTCCTGCGCGGCGAACCAGGTGGGCGTACACCCGGAAAGCCCAGACACTGAGGGGGGCGTCATCCAATTCCCAGTGGATTTGAAAGGGGAGATCATCCCGGCTGTCTTCGACTTTGAACGTGTCTCGCTTGGTGCTCACTGTGGTGTCCTCAGGGCCGAAAATTGAGGGCCTCCCTTCACAGGGGGTAGATCAACGCTCTGGATACGTTGACCCTAGCGCCCATGTCGGCTAACATAGGTGCAGGCCGTAATCCCGTAAGGGATCTGCCAGGTGTTAAGGGCCTCTGCTAAAAACCCTTTGTTGTACGGACGCTCTAGTGTTTCCAGCACTGGGGCGTTCGCCTTTTGGTCATCCTGCTCAAGTTGACCTACTCGGTTACGCTCAGCGTATCACTTAAAGCTCACATCCGTTACGTTTTGGGGTTGCTTCGGGTACTCCGCTTTCACCGCTGCCATCACCTGTTGCGCCTCGCTCATCCTCAGTCCGCGCCAGTGCAGGAGCTTGCGGCC from Deinococcus sp. QL22 includes these protein-coding regions:
- a CDS encoding helix-turn-helix domain-containing protein, which codes for MSTKRDTFKVEDSRDDLPFQIHWELDDAPLSVWAFRVYAHLVRRAGKNGEIFPSYQSIGEACFRATNGPEASPLTLRNKAMLAMKELVTAGLVIKQNRSKKGMKEHDTNVYTLTPRRQWLDELKARRASLEEATEAAQVQRQADAKAAKGGTPTVLPSTPTVLPSTPTVLPPSTPSVPPSTPSVPKVTSTEVLQSFEVNSIEAPSQEPESPLISSPISDAAAAFSPNGSNTTPAEHSNPEGGDDLPEFFTGSSQEQGKPENGTTSSETVPAGGPAPKYAILGLAAIPRTVLNARPARDPERMPQLRALLSASHKSRLPHLMAQLATATQTGGLPRDLLTRLTDEELTLASAAAKLDAGNPGGFAKFSTLALDRLIGAPITQAIIEGAAFSVPAPQGRAYDVKNEPARASVEQPAEPVEAAPRVDFSKYLGLWELRANPNQVVDVVEVQERPGSTPLLHLKTEDTLSVTDITLKYRRPAYAAD
- a CDS encoding 3'-5' exonuclease; the protein is MTLPVHERIPDGLNHRTGLKNLGVVPVGQPVAKYRYRTRKGYLTCELYDVTQVRPVDPMRVAAGLQATETRKLAEKARRQAACAQAEQDALKMYQHAVDRAVKRFRFWHDDPQTGYLDTETTGLSGQVIEVALVDRHGHMQFHSLVRPTIPVEPEAQAVHDLSDAELADAPSWTEVAQQLRPWLDGRRIVAFNADFDQARLKTSDEAHGLPPQDNPPIWRCAMEAFGPLHGDWSDYHGDWRWASLLGACRQMGVPPEAATHRALGGAQALARLVSAVATREWPVLTVADVPKDFVEWPE
- a CDS encoding metallophosphoesterase; the encoded protein is MTPRLPLVIPDLHGCSDLLTATTTQYPDRQFIFLGDYLDRGPDAPGVLRQVRELVDAGRAEALWGNHDAMFVHAMLEMDGKPRPIEHAVVALWDFTILSQWPSLEAAYADARWMRDHLTHWTRVGHVYLSHAAPHLLEGYWGNAPDHLWKRPDQCRQEGRAPLPSGCTLAVHGHTPTPTLHPDGLALPTRLDWPDQTQSLYLDCAAFHTGQLAVLDLDTLLVTLLELAPPAPASS